DNA sequence from the Acidothermus cellulolyticus 11B genome:
ACGCGATTGCCCACATCCGCCGGCATGGCACCGGCCATAGTGAGGCAATCGTCACGCGGTCTCAGACTGCGGCGCGCCGGTTCGCCGCCGAGGTCGACGCCGCGGCTGTGCTGATCAACGCGTCGACCCGCTTTGTTGACGGCGGCGAGTTCGGCTTTGGTGCAGAGATCGGTATCTCGACGCAGAAGCTGCACGCGCGGGGTCCCATGGCGTTGCCGGAGTTGACGTCGACGAAGTGGATCGTCGTCGGCGACGGGCACGTGCGCTGACCGACGCGGGGTGGTGTGGTGACCGGGCGGCGAGCCCGCATCGGGGTGATGGGCGGCACCTTCGACCCGATCCACCATGGTCACCTGGTGGCGGCCAGTGAGGTCGCCAGCCAGTTCCAGCTGGAAGAAGTGATCTTCGTTCCTACCGGTCAGCCGTGGCAGAAGGCGGAGCGTGACATCGCACCAGCTGAAGATCGATACTTGATGACGGTCATTGCGACCGCGTCGAATCCCCGGTTCACCGTGAGCCGGGTCGACATTGACCGGCCGGGTCCGACGTACACGATCGATACTCTTCGGGATCTCCGAGCGGAGCTCGCCGCACGGGGCTTGACGGATCCCGACCTGTTCTTCATCACGGGCGCGGACGCCCTCGCGAAGATCATGAGCTGGAATCGCGCCGAGGAGCTCCTCACGATGGCGCATTTCGTCGGGGTCACAAGGCCCGGTCACCGGCTGGATACGCCGACCGGGCTGCCGCCGGACCGGGTCAGTCTCCTCGAGATTCCCGCACTGGCCATTTCATCGACCGAATGTCGCGAAAGGATCCGGCAGAATCGGCCGATTTGGTATCTCGTGCCGGACGGAATCGTGCAGTACATCAGCAAGCGGGGTCTTTATCGCCGTACGGACGGCGGTCGATGAGCGGCAAGCACCGGGCAACCCCGGGTTCTCGGACGCCGCTTGGCCGCGCCTCGCGCCATCGGGCGGCCCGGGACGGGCGCGGCGTACCACCGGTTGCACCCAGCCGTGGTGACGCGCGAGACCTGGTTGTCGATCTTGCTGGGCTTGAGCGGTCTCAGCCGGGCGGGCACGGGTCCGGCGGGCCGGTGACCGGGCTGGCTGGGCTCGGTGCGACCGGGTCCGACCCCGCCGACAGCATCCGCCTGCCTGCGGATCAGCCGAGTGCGGACCGCGGTGGAGGTCCTATCGCCACGGTGACCGCGCCGCCGATGGTTGGGACACGCTCGGTACGGCGGCAGCTGCAGCGCGAACGGGCCGCCCGGATGCGGCGCCGGATCGCGCTGGTCGCTATTCCCGTGCTGGTGGCTGCCGGTCTCATGTCGTGGGCGGTGGCGAACAGCTCACCCCGTCACCATGTCGCGGGGACGTCGTCCGCCGCGGCCGCGCGCACTCAGACGACCCTGCTCGTCCAGCTGAGCGGTGGATTGCAATCGGCGGTGGCCAGCGCGCTGGTCGCCCATGATCCAGCGACGCAGAGCGGCGCGGTCATCCTCATCCCGTCGGGATTGATCAGTCAGGTGCCGGGCTTTGGGTCGATGCCGTTTGGTCAGGCGCTCTCCCTCGGAGACCTGAACGCCCCGCGGGACACGTTGGCCGACCTCATGGGGGTGACGGTCGACGGCGCGTGGGCGCTCACGCCGTCGGCGTTCGCTCGGTTGGTGGACGCCGTCGGTGGGGTGACGGTCACGGTCGACCGCGACGTCACCAGGACCAGCAACGGCGGCACGGTGATCGTCGTCCCGGCGGGGACCCGACGGCTCTCCGGTGAGCAGGCCGCCGCGTTCGCGTCTTTCCTCGCCGACGGTGAGGCCGAGCAGCAGCGGCTCGCGCGTTTCGACGCGGTCTGGAACGCGGTGCTGAGCGGTTTGCCGAAAGATCCTGGCCAGGTTGCCCGGTTGCTGGCCGGCCTCGGATCCGGATCGCGGTCGACGTTCACCGCGGATCGACTCGCCGGCCTGCTCGTCGGTTTTGCCGCCGACGCCGCGCAACATCAGACGAGTGACCAGCTCCTTCCGGTGAAAGCGCTGGACACCGTGAACGGAAGCCAAGCCTTCAGCCTGGACACCGTCGCGACAGCCAAACTGGTCCAGCAGGAGCTGGCGCAGTCGGTGCCTGCGAATCAGAAGCTCACCGGCAATCGGGTGATGGTCGAGAACCAGCTCGGCACGCCGGGGCTTGCCGAAACCACCCGCAGCAAGCTTGAGCGGGCGGGTTTTGTCTACGTCCAGGGACCGAATGCGCCGACGATGCCGAACCCTACCGCGCCGTCCGCTGTTCTGATCTTCGACACGTCGTCGTCGGCGATCGCCAAGGGGTATGCGGTGGCGCGGGCTCTCGGCTTGCCGACCTCGGACGTCAAGGTGGCCTCGCCGATCAGCGTGGCGGACGTCGTCGTG
Encoded proteins:
- a CDS encoding LCP family protein, translated to MVGTRSVRRQLQRERAARMRRRIALVAIPVLVAAGLMSWAVANSSPRHHVAGTSSAAAARTQTTLLVQLSGGLQSAVASALVAHDPATQSGAVILIPSGLISQVPGFGSMPFGQALSLGDLNAPRDTLADLMGVTVDGAWALTPSAFARLVDAVGGVTVTVDRDVTRTSNGGTVIVVPAGTRRLSGEQAAAFASFLADGEAEQQRLARFDAVWNAVLSGLPKDPGQVARLLAGLGSGSRSTFTADRLAGLLVGFAADAAQHQTSDQLLPVKALDTVNGSQAFSLDTVATAKLVQQELAQSVPANQKLTGNRVMVENQLGTPGLAETTRSKLERAGFVYVQGPNAPTMPNPTAPSAVLIFDTSSSAIAKGYAVARALGLPTSDVKVASPISVADVVVMVGADYRP
- the nadD gene encoding nicotinate-nucleotide adenylyltransferase; the protein is MTGRRARIGVMGGTFDPIHHGHLVAASEVASQFQLEEVIFVPTGQPWQKAERDIAPAEDRYLMTVIATASNPRFTVSRVDIDRPGPTYTIDTLRDLRAELAARGLTDPDLFFITGADALAKIMSWNRAEELLTMAHFVGVTRPGHRLDTPTGLPPDRVSLLEIPALAISSTECRERIRQNRPIWYLVPDGIVQYISKRGLYRRTDGGR